The Carassius carassius chromosome 37, fCarCar2.1, whole genome shotgun sequence genomic sequence ACAACATGTGCAACTAGGCTTTGAATCAATGGTGCAAAGTAGAGGGGAAAGATCTCACTGGTTTCCCTTGTTGGGTACAGAAGTACAGTACTGAGCTGATCTGCCTCGCTGATCACAAAATGCTTATTGTCAGCCCTCTGGTGTTCTTTGGTCACGTCTGAcctaataattttgttttgaattttaaagaactgtattttcatcggaatggtatgaaacttggtgacctTTATGGGACTTGTGACTTTTGTGGTCAAAAATGATCGCCAATGAAATTAACAGCTAACAGGCAAAAAACAAGTTTTTATATGTAGATTCTACAAATCAGCCTTGATGCTGAAAAAAAGTACATAGCAATAAAGGGGTGACACTCTGAAACATCAAGACTGCAAAACAGGCACACAATTATTGCATAAATCTTAACTAGTACCATAAAATtccattaaaatacaaaataggaaatgaaaatatattgatGCATTAATTtaacagtattaaaaaaataaaaccttttgagGTTTTTGTTCTCTTTTGATGGCAAAGACCAGTAGTGACACTCATAAACAGAACACCAGAGGGTTAAACCATCTCAAAACATGCCAGACTACTGACAATGTTTGGCAAGAATTCATTAAAACAGAAGAAAATCATTTAGTGgttaaaatgagtaaataaaatcAACATGTCGTGAACATGTAACTATAAAAAGGAAGTAGCAAGATTTAGCCAAAAACAGAGTAGGATTCTAATCTagatttaaagtcaacatgaaatggcataCACAGCTCATTTTACTtctataatatgacataaacgaGAAGAAAAAAGAACATTCCAAGACAAAACCTGATTTCATCGATGGCAAAAAGTGGGTTAGAGAAAGGGGTCAAAATGCAAAAAATCTATTGATTAACattttcatcagctggaaaaaaaaaacacatcgagatttaaaaaaataaaacccacacaaacacactttttttcttgTGTCTTCTTCATGATAAGACCAGAAATCAACACTAATATATTAACTAGATTAAACTCTGAATTCATGTTGACATTAAATCTGACATAACACACCTACAGAGATAAGAGTCATCGCATCATAATTTTGCTGTTTTTAGGGTCATTTAAGTTCTATTTAAAACATGCAGCTGATACACAAGTTAGAGATAGTCCACCAAAAATATGTTGTCTTACCATATATGCACTCttatgtccttccaaacctgtatgaacatGCCTTTGGTTCCCATTgtatgaaccaaaaaaaaaatccaatgggAATGAAAACTTTTGTTACCAaatttcttcaaaatgtcttctctTTTGCGCTgaagaagaaagtcatagaggattggaacaacatgacagtaagaaaattaagtacattttaatttttaggatCCCAATACATCTAAGTTTTGATTTATTGATTGGTTCTGcagttaaataaactaaaaaggaGGTGTCCTCCGAACTGCTCTGGCTATATGTCAACCATTAAATGCATAAACtaagtacatttatatttatgcaagACATTCTTCATGAGTATTTATGAAACATTCTGGACAATACTGtagcacaacaacaaaaaaaacaatcctgACTAGCATGGATATATTTCAGGCTGTGAGACTCCCAAGCTATATAACACTGAAGTTGCCAAGAGAAGAGTGATGACTAACAGTACAATGCAAagtaaaatgcaaaatgcaaatctTCAGTTTCTGCTGAGGGTCTGCAGCTGCAGTGACTAGTAAATTAAACCCAGTTGGACCAGTATAACAAAGGATAGAGGAGGTTGAACAGCAAGGCTAGGACTGCCGCCACAGTGCCCATGATGAAATATTTCATACGTTCGCCTTCAGCGTAATCTGAGATGCGGTGAGAATTCCCTGCTCTGCCCTCGTCTTCTTCCTCTGGCCTTGTCCTGGCTCTTCTTCCACGCAGACCAGGGCGGAACAGGCTCCGAAAAGAGGTCTCTCGCTgcccctcctcatcctcctccagtTCCTGCCATATCAGAGATGCCTGCGATTGGCGGAAACCTGTGTCAGCTTCTGGGAAAGGGCCTTGCCTTATCATTCCACACTGAGTATCAGAGAGCTCACTGCTCCAGTTTCACACACTCAGGTGGATGGGTGTGCAAAATAGCATGCAGAAGGACCACAAAAGGTCTCTTCCTGTCCAAAAGTTGCATTTCATTGTCAAATCATAGCTTTGAATCAACGTACACAGCCTGTGACTGATATATCTACAGAATTGAAAGTGAAATCTTTCCTTGGACCCATAAAATAAACAGCTTGAATTTAAGGATGGACCACTGATGTAAAATAGTCCCCCTTTGTTTACAAGCATCATCTAATCTTTTAAAGACCCAGACGTTACTGAATCACTTTCAAAGTTTTACGACGATCGGTCACACATTAAACTGAGCcaataacaaaagatgtgaagaAACTTGGTGTTAGAAATGATTGAAACCAAGATGCAAACGTCATTGGTGTATATTTTGAGCTTTCAGAGATTCACAAAAGTCATGGACGAAGAGAAAAAATGCGAAAGTTAGGAGATTCTAACAATTCATCAAATCGCTTCTCAATGCCCATGATGCTTCGTGATTCATCTATTAGTCATGACACTACTCCATAACATCTGAGAGAACATAATCTCTCATGAAACTAATAAGCGAATTAAATAACAATCAGCTGATGTTGTCTGAACATTTCTCAGAGACAGCTCATTAAAAAATGAACGATGGAGAAAAATGTTGACAATCCACCAGAAACGTTACCCAATCCCATAGAGTTTTAATGAATGAGTATATAGGTGCTCCACTAGGATGAAACTGCAGTAGTGACATGAGAAGGCGCTGAGCTCACCTGACTGGCAGCACCGCCGCTTGCAGCAGAGGATTCGGCTCCAAGGGGCCCCAGTAAGTGAGACGGCCTATCTACCGGAGAGTTCCTGCGGCGGTAGAACAGCACGTAGGCGTAACGCGTAACCACCTGACTCTCTTCCACCATTGTCACTGTGCTGTCATCAAACAAACGCCAGCCTGAAATATAAAGTGACAGACAGTGAGATGTTTCACATCACAGCTGGTAAGATGTACCTAATCTAAAAGACCTCTCTCATACCAACGTCACTGCGCTGGCTGTTCTTGTCGCTGGGAAGACGAGCGTAGGCTGTGTAGTGTCCTCCGATCATCCCGCCGTAATGGTTGATCACAGCGTAAAGATCATAGATGGGGGGCTGCTGGATGTCACCCTTATGACCAATACAGAACTTACTCAGGTTCAGGTTTCTGATGAAGACAGACAAATCCAGGTAAAGCATCCATAATACTGTCAATCCAAAACATGGATGATAAACAAAACTATAGCTAAATGGCAAGTTCACAATTCATACTGCTATTAAGATCCACCTAAACTTATcaggactatttttttttttttttttacagaggcaGACCCTataataaaacctttttaaatcttacagaccctaaacttttgaaaccCTGTGCTAGTGACAGCCAGTGAGACCAAGTCTAGTTCAGTGTACCTGACTGGGAAATCAACCATATCATTAATCTTGTCCCTCCATATGAAGCTCCGAAATGAGAAGCGCTTGAGCTGGATGATGAGCACGTTGGGAAGACGCCAAAGCAGCAGCTGTTTAGAGGCTTCCCTGTGTTGCTGACACTTAGGACAATACCTGAACCACAACAAGAGAAGATATAGGTGGTCCAATCACATTAATGATGTCAGTAAACACACCAAAACTGACACGTCTGTCCGTACCATGCCTCTTCAGGGGCCAGCACCTCAGGTTTGGTAAAGAGGTTCAGGCACTGCTCTAAGGTGAAGTGTCCTGCCCTGGATGTCTCCGTAGCAGAGCCAGGGTCCTCATCAAACTCTAGCTCTTTAGAGCGCACCAGCACATACTCCTTCTGCTTCTCGTAGTTCTTCCACACCAGCTCCAGCGTGCAGTTATCAGGCAGCTCCAGTACCGCATCACCTGTAGGTGGCACCAGGATGATGAAGATATAGTGCTCCTACACAAGCAACACATCCATCCAAAAATCTCTGACTGACCTTTGTCCTCAAGTTTTCGGTCCTCCTTTTGGCTTGAGTCCAGAAGTGTGATGTAGAATTGAGACGCACTTCCAGTCTCCGACTCTGACGGTTGCTGATACCCGGTCACTACAGCTACAACTGAACAAACAGCAATGGATTATTGTTCcacaacaaacaaaaactttaGCAAAGCGCTTTAAAACAACTCACCTTCTGGTTTAAGAACCTTTTCACATGATGTTTCTTTCTCCACCAAAGAATCTTGGGAGCTGGTGGCGAGCTCACAGCAGCCCGAGTCACTGGAGAGAGTTTCCCCACCTGCTGCGGAGATCACAGAAGCGGTCTCTGTTTGTGGTGTCTCTGTCTGCTCCGCCTGGCTTTCCGCTTCTCCCGCAGATGACGGCTCCTCCTCTTGCTCCTGAAACTCTGAGACACTGCTTGCTATGGGGGTCAGGTCAACACGGGACAGGCTCGCCTCTGGAGACATCCGACCGGACTGGAAAGGTGGCTGGAACACATTGACAGAGTACCTGCACACAGAAATAAAGAGTTAGACAGTGCTGCTGGTTCCTGGTTAAAAGATTTGACTTTTTATGTCAGCATGCTCCAATCTATTTGATCAAAACCACCTAAAATAGATATCAGAATAGCGCATACGAATCACacaaattaataattcataaataaataatctaagaagaataaattatattgtaataaaaatgtataaataaattaaatacgaTTTTAAAGCTGTAAAGTATGCATACCAAATAAAAAACTGCTATCAAAAATTAAATTCTATCAAAATTATAATGTGtatacaaatgtataaaaacttggttagaaaaatgaaacaatatatacacacacatatatatacacacacacacacacacacacatatgcaaataaaaaaattatctgctcaataaataaagacaaataaattataataaattctaaaataacCAGAATAAAATactcacaaaatgtttacaaaataacatttatatgaaaaagaaatgatagaaaaagagacaaataaatacatataaaataatacattaataataacataataatataaaatacacagacaaataaatattaaaaaggtaTTAGTGcacttgttaccatcttttaaaGCCGACCAAATTACCAAAATGGGTAAATAATTCTTTAATCTAGGCTACTCTTATACCTAGAGTAGCCTTCCAGGAGCTGTGTCAGATGGGTGTAGGTCAGCCTAGACTCAGGCACACTAATTAAAAACGGCAGTCCAATATTCTCCACATTGAGCCGGCACATAACTTTGTGATTGGGCCAGTGGTTCTTCTGGCAGGACCTGTAATCAGAAGAAAGACAGTTAACATCAACTTCTCAAGGCAGAGTCTCTAAATCCTAAGCCTGATCTCAGAGCCAGCACAACACATGCTTCTAATGAACATATGGAAACTTACTGATTGCAGTAGCCGACGCGGTAACAGCGAGTACAGCGCCTGAGCTTCTCATCGTCAGAGCCAGGAGGCTTCATGCAGCCAGCACACTTTGTGATTGGGATGCTTGGAATTTGAGGTCTCTGAAGATCAACAAAGACACAATCAATGCATTTGATCACAGCAAGAAAATCCTCAAAACCTAGAAAAATAATAAGAGTGACTGAAGTGATGTACCTGTTGGACCTTCAGAAACACCACTCTCTCTTTGGCAAGATCTTTTGACAACATCTCAAAGCAGAAGAGCAGTTCATTGGACGTGACCATGTCCAAAGATTGATTCGGTGAGAAGATTCTGTGGAACCTGTTCTTCACCACCTGAGAGAAAATATTGAGGGCACATCAGTAGAGCTGGTTGATTcatctcattttattttcaaatgtgatcTTGGCTTACAACAATTACAAAATCTATACAAATAAGAAACTATTATTGTGCTGCATTCCATTTTGCATGGAATTTACTGTTGGGAAAACTAAAACGTTTTTAAAGAAGGAAAAACAGTTCTACAaaatattgcctatatttaaaGGATATTTTTATGAATAGTCATATTCTGacataataattttgaaaaaatttgTATTGGCATTGGAAAGCCTAGGTTAAATCTTTTGATTTGataaacagtttaaaaataaatgcactttgCAATGAACAGTATAATAAAAAGCTGTTTGGACTGTATTTATTCCTTGTGCTCTCTTCCGGGCTGTTGATTTAAAAACCTGTCCTTAGGATTTTAACCTAAACggaaatacaatttttatttgggAAGTATCtgggagaaaataaaaataaaatttccttTACAGTTTTTGCCACCGTAATATGCTGAACATGGTTTAGAAATTGTTAAATATATAGGTTTAGGATTTTTAAGTAGCTCTACAATAATATATAACtcctacaaaaaaaaagagaattacaATTATGGCCATAACTAAACAGCCATACTCATCAGCATTCTTtccaattccatttccaaatattTGAAAACACAACCACAATATATTATATTTGCTCTTAAACATAGATCAAATCCAAGCAGAAGAAGTGTTCAGAACAGGATCATCATACCTCTGCCAGCCTCAGGTTCTCTGGTTTATTCCTCACACTGCGAGATATTGACTCCAGTACTTCAGCCGTGTTTGAGTTGACTTTACTCACACTGACCAAAAACTACAGAAGCAAAAAGTTTGGGTCAAGTATTAATAAATAAGAATGtccatctaaataaagttaaatagacTGAGCCCTTTGTGAACAGGCTTGCTTAGGAACTTCAGAAAGTTGTGCTGTGTACCTTGACTGGTTTCTTGTGGGGATCTTTAGCGAAATAGAAAACAGACAGCACCTTCTGCTTTTGAGGTAGGGGGACAGGCAAATACAAGAAGGGGTCAAAGGTGATGGAAACCTGAAAAAAAGATGAGAAAACTCCAACAGCCATATTGATAAGAAACACAGAAAATCATAATTATCTGCCCAACACCATTAAAAGTGATACAATTTCAAGTTTTTTACTTATCACATGAATTTGAATAATAGCTCTTGATGTATTACCTTAGAACACACAGGACACACCAGCTTTGACTTGTACTGGCCCTGAAAGAGGTCAACAACGAAGGAATCGTTCCTCATTTTATGCCTCTGCCATGCCTCTTCTGCAACAACCTGCCGAACCACAAACAAGAGCAACGTTCAGAATATTTTTCATCATGAAAAAGCCTCTCGTGGCAACGTCACGCTACACAAAcaaattgagaattttttttatttacagaactttcagatttattcatttacttgctcaaatttaactgaaaaactagtttactattgtcattttgtgttattgacacactattttcctaattaatgctgtacagttgctttgacacaatctgtattgttaaaagcactatataaataaaggtaacttggCTTGGACTCAAACGTCTCAAAttcaaatatttgattaatgACTTAAGTGTAGAATCTTTAATATTTCTtcttcattttatatcataattctTTGTCACTTGTCAGATATAAATTGCCTGTATGCCTTTTGGACTCTATTGGACATGCTTATTAGTAACACACTCTGCTCCATATCCAAGGATGCCATATATCCAGTATGTTTTGAGACAAAAACAAGAGCTCACTTCATCCTGACGGCCGTCTGAGTCAACGGTCTCTGTGTACGGTTTGTTTTGGATGCGGTTTAGGTCTTCATGCAGCCCATCCAGTAAGAAAGCCATGAACTCCTGAGCATCATGCTGTGCATAGCCTGTAAACTGACTGGCCTTACTGGCAACTATAGCCTATGAAGAAAAATTAAACAACATCCAGTTATTATGGGTTGCTTACATAATTACATATGGGAAACTAGAAGACGATATGATATAGGAGGATATAGGACACGATTATGT encodes the following:
- the usp19 gene encoding ubiquitin carboxyl-terminal hydrolase 19 isoform X2 yields the protein MASSSTCPSESGRRRGQRGPDDAVSTSKKKQKDRANQESKDAKRAAPATSSETRKDLFLDWKQNAHEVIVRLSCEDAGVLRVEDIDYAFSDSACHIRLPDGREWSCNLHEEIEASCSKLLYKEKTNVLQLVMHKKIPLNSWPTFANKKKTEIVNILGENGSNHPRSTTGQSEKSAEIIEKMPVVTSAEQKRDKPARGSKRGMKGKPVELSESTDVKVAEIKSSDKADPISEPSAKRTTRPSGNTKEPPIAPCSIKESQSKPTVDGKTHALAGSSSVSSNSNAKDNRVQMQVKGQVCKASPKEKELDRRPKSNNQVEADESKAVSSVCELKVAQEESSLQVKTQTITSDEREKRTAEKKPQSDAQIPTMLPSHDLVSEKPVSTASKREESPQKSCTEEKRDKSKEDPHGGSQEEDTEDPEPMVNLKLVKNDSYEKGTDLMVVNVYMKEICKHTSRVLFREQDFTLIFQTSDPNFLRLHPDCGPNTVFKWQVKLRNLIQPDQSSYAFTPSRIDITLKKRHSQRWGGLEAPATQVGGAKVAVPSSPSTLEKSQPGSSQHALPVKEEPRVGEEKAKPPRAPEDLDLDAVAPRSVSEHMSLKQEPTVATPKPTCMVQPMTHTPPAGSERAEEVEEKKVCLPGFTGLVNLGNTCFMNSVIQSLSNTRELRDYFHDRGFESEINCSNPLGTGGRLAISFAVLLRALWKGTHHAFQPSKLKAIVASKASQFTGYAQHDAQEFMAFLLDGLHEDLNRIQNKPYTETVDSDGRQDEVVAEEAWQRHKMRNDSFVVDLFQGQYKSKLVCPVCSKVSITFDPFLYLPVPLPQKQKVLSVFYFAKDPHKKPVKFLVSVSKVNSNTAEVLESISRSVRNKPENLRLAEVVKNRFHRIFSPNQSLDMVTSNELLFCFEMLSKDLAKERVVFLKVQQRPQIPSIPITKCAGCMKPPGSDDEKLRRCTRCYRVGYCNQSCQKNHWPNHKVMCRLNVENIGLPFLISVPESRLTYTHLTQLLEGYSRYSVNVFQPPFQSGRMSPEASLSRVDLTPIASSVSEFQEQEEEPSSAGEAESQAEQTETPQTETASVISAAGGETLSSDSGCCELATSSQDSLVEKETSCEKVLKPEAVVTGYQQPSESETGSASQFYITLLDSSQKEDRKLEDKGDAVLELPDNCTLELVWKNYEKQKEYVLVRSKELEFDEDPGSATETSRAGHFTLEQCLNLFTKPEVLAPEEAWYCPKCQQHREASKQLLLWRLPNVLIIQLKRFSFRSFIWRDKINDMVDFPVRNLNLSKFCIGHKGDIQQPPIYDLYAVINHYGGMIGGHYTAYARLPSDKNSQRSDVGWRLFDDSTVTMVEESQVVTRYAYVLFYRRRNSPVDRPSHLLGPLGAESSAASGGAASQASLIWQELEEDEEGQRETSFRSLFRPGLRGRRARTRPEEEDEGRAGNSHRISDYAEGERMKYFIMGTVAAVLALLFNLLYPLLYWSNWV
- the usp19 gene encoding ubiquitin carboxyl-terminal hydrolase 19 isoform X1, encoding MASSSTCPSESGRRRGQRGPDDAVSTSKKKQKDRANQESKDAKRAAPATSSETRKDLFLDWKQNAHEVIVRLSCEDAGVLRVEDIDYAFSDSACHIRLPDGREWSCNLHEEIEASCSKLLYKEKTNVLQLVMHKKIPLNSWPTFANKKKTEIVNILGENGSNHPRSTTGQSEKSAEIIEKMPVVTSAEQKRDKPARGSKRGMKGKPVELSESTDVKVAEIKSSDKADPISEPSAKRTTRPSGNTKEPPIAPCSIKESQSKPTVDGKTHALAGSSSVSSNSNAKDNRVQMQVKGQVCKASPKEKELDRRPKSNNQVEADESKAVSSVCELKVAQEESSLQVKTQTITSDEREKRTAEKKPQSDAQIPTMLPSHDLVSEKPVSTASKREESPQKSCTEEKRDKSKEDPHGGSQEEDTEDPEPMVNLKLVKNDSYEKGTDLMVVNVYMKEICKHTSRVLFREQDFTLIFQTSDPNFLRLHPDCGPNTVFKWQVKLRNLIQPDQSSYAFTPSRIDITLKKRHSQRWGGLEAPATQGAVGGAKVAVPSSPSTLEKSQPGSSQHALPVKEEPRVGEEKAKPPRAPEDLDLDAVAPRSVSEHMSLKQEPTVATPKPTCMVQPMTHTPPAGSERAEEVEEKKVCLPGFTGLVNLGNTCFMNSVIQSLSNTRELRDYFHDRGFESEINCSNPLGTGGRLAISFAVLLRALWKGTHHAFQPSKLKAIVASKASQFTGYAQHDAQEFMAFLLDGLHEDLNRIQNKPYTETVDSDGRQDEVVAEEAWQRHKMRNDSFVVDLFQGQYKSKLVCPVCSKVSITFDPFLYLPVPLPQKQKVLSVFYFAKDPHKKPVKFLVSVSKVNSNTAEVLESISRSVRNKPENLRLAEVVKNRFHRIFSPNQSLDMVTSNELLFCFEMLSKDLAKERVVFLKVQQRPQIPSIPITKCAGCMKPPGSDDEKLRRCTRCYRVGYCNQSCQKNHWPNHKVMCRLNVENIGLPFLISVPESRLTYTHLTQLLEGYSRYSVNVFQPPFQSGRMSPEASLSRVDLTPIASSVSEFQEQEEEPSSAGEAESQAEQTETPQTETASVISAAGGETLSSDSGCCELATSSQDSLVEKETSCEKVLKPEAVVTGYQQPSESETGSASQFYITLLDSSQKEDRKLEDKGDAVLELPDNCTLELVWKNYEKQKEYVLVRSKELEFDEDPGSATETSRAGHFTLEQCLNLFTKPEVLAPEEAWYCPKCQQHREASKQLLLWRLPNVLIIQLKRFSFRSFIWRDKINDMVDFPVRNLNLSKFCIGHKGDIQQPPIYDLYAVINHYGGMIGGHYTAYARLPSDKNSQRSDVGWRLFDDSTVTMVEESQVVTRYAYVLFYRRRNSPVDRPSHLLGPLGAESSAASGGAASQASLIWQELEEDEEGQRETSFRSLFRPGLRGRRARTRPEEEDEGRAGNSHRISDYAEGERMKYFIMGTVAAVLALLFNLLYPLLYWSNWV